A single window of Chitinophaga sp. XS-30 DNA harbors:
- a CDS encoding Spy/CpxP family protein refolding chaperone has product MKETFTRNKMLSVLVLILLLTNILLLVFFVRMKPDHDPKKTANRDDRNKGSVMQLLEKQVGFNEDQMVQYKALKDQHWDKMKPYFGEMRNAKDRFYKLLGSSMAADSIVVSSAADSIAAKQKQIDMQTFRHFREIRDICTPQQQPAFDSMVQQVLRRMNGPWKKSPAKTDSTKNK; this is encoded by the coding sequence ATGAAGGAAACATTCACCAGGAACAAGATGCTGAGCGTGCTGGTATTGATCCTGCTGCTCACCAACATCTTGCTGCTGGTATTCTTCGTCCGCATGAAACCGGATCACGACCCGAAGAAAACAGCGAACCGGGACGACCGGAACAAAGGCAGTGTTATGCAGTTGCTGGAAAAACAGGTGGGTTTTAATGAAGATCAGATGGTGCAGTACAAGGCGCTGAAAGATCAGCACTGGGACAAAATGAAGCCTTATTTCGGGGAAATGCGCAATGCAAAAGACAGGTTCTACAAGCTGCTCGGCAGTTCCATGGCTGCGGACTCCATCGTGGTTTCATCGGCAGCGGACTCCATCGCCGCCAAGCAGAAACAAATAGATATGCAAACCTTCCGGCACTTCCGTGAAATACGCGATATCTGCACGCCGCAGCAGCAACCGGCCTTCGACTCCATGGTACAGCAGGTGCTCCGCCGGATGAACGGGCCCTGGAAGAAAAGCCCGGCCAAAACAGACAGTACAAAAAATAAATAA
- a CDS encoding RNA polymerase sigma factor, with amino-acid sequence MTDIIAHLKQGSETAFKQLVGQWQGMVYNTALGILQNAADAEDVSQEVFMQAYESIGTFKGESQISTWLYRITVTKCLDHLRKKSRKKRWGKVYSLFGQQNELVIDPPDFHHPGVALANKERANLLFRAIARLPDSQKAAFVLHKLEGLSSKEIASAMDASVSSVEGLLHRARQNLRQQLEEYYRNED; translated from the coding sequence TTGACGGATATCATAGCACATTTGAAGCAGGGGAGCGAGACCGCCTTTAAGCAATTGGTGGGTCAGTGGCAGGGTATGGTATATAATACCGCCCTCGGTATCCTGCAAAATGCAGCGGATGCGGAAGATGTGTCCCAGGAGGTGTTCATGCAGGCTTATGAATCTATCGGAACGTTCAAAGGGGAATCACAGATATCCACCTGGTTATATCGCATAACAGTAACCAAGTGCCTGGACCATTTAAGGAAAAAGAGCCGGAAAAAGCGATGGGGAAAAGTCTACAGCCTGTTCGGCCAGCAGAATGAGCTGGTCATAGATCCGCCGGATTTTCATCATCCAGGGGTGGCGTTGGCCAATAAGGAGCGCGCGAACCTGCTATTCAGGGCCATTGCCCGTTTGCCGGACAGTCAGAAGGCCGCTTTTGTGCTGCATAAGCTGGAAGGCCTGAGCAGCAAGGAGATAGCTTCCGCGATGGATGCCAGCGTCTCCTCCGTAGAAGGCCTTTTGCACCGCGCCAGGCAGAACCTGCGCCAGCAACTGGAGGAATATTACCGGAATGAAGATTAA
- a CDS encoding response regulator transcription factor produces MNYDIRLVIADDHEIFLDGLSLMLSRQEHIALVGQASDGRELIEIVAKEKPDVVMTDIKMPYMDGISATRQIIRTDPDTRIIALSMFDEEDQIVEMLEAGAKGYLLKNADKQEILEAITSVYEDGTYYCKTTSSKLASMIARSKFNPYRKKEQVAFTEREQEIIQLICQQLTAQQIGDRIFLSKRTVEGYRTRILEKMNVRNTAGVVMYALKHNLIREEDLML; encoded by the coding sequence ATGAATTACGATATACGACTGGTTATTGCCGATGATCACGAGATTTTCCTTGACGGGCTTTCACTGATGCTGTCCAGGCAGGAGCATATTGCGCTTGTGGGCCAGGCTTCCGATGGCCGCGAACTGATCGAGATCGTAGCAAAGGAAAAACCGGACGTGGTGATGACCGATATCAAAATGCCGTATATGGACGGTATCAGCGCAACCCGCCAGATCATCCGCACAGATCCCGATACCCGGATCATCGCCCTCTCCATGTTCGATGAAGAAGACCAGATCGTGGAAATGCTGGAAGCCGGCGCCAAAGGTTATCTGCTCAAGAATGCGGACAAACAGGAGATACTGGAAGCGATCACCAGCGTGTATGAAGACGGGACCTATTACTGCAAAACCACCTCTTCCAAACTGGCCTCCATGATCGCACGCAGCAAATTCAATCCCTATCGCAAGAAAGAACAGGTGGCCTTTACCGAGCGCGAACAGGAGATCATCCAGCTGATCTGCCAGCAGTTGACCGCGCAACAGATCGGGGACAGGATATTCCTCAGCAAACGCACCGTGGAAGGATACCGCACCCGCATCCTGGAAAAGATGAATGTGCGCAATACCGCCGGTGTGGTCATGTATGCCCTGAAGCACAACCTCATCAGGGAAGAAGACCTGATGCTTTAG
- a CDS encoding TonB-dependent receptor, translating into MQLTIAQNITLKGALRDKTDSSALRNATIRLTSPEDAGFRKQVLTNTAGAFQIPDLKPAPYIITITYIGYGELTRAIMLQVETQDLGTIYMPKSSRDLQEVVIKGQVPAAQQKGDTLQYNADAYKTNPDASGEDLVRKMPGIVVENGTVKAHGEDVKRVLLDGKEFFGEDATLALRNLPAEMISKIEVFDRQSDQAQFTGFDDGNSQKTINVVTRAEMRSGQFGKIFAGYGTDGRYNAGGSVNLFSGDRRISLIGLSNNINQQNFSQQDLLGVMNAGSSRGGRGGRGGGRGGFGGGGGNFMVGQQDGINKTNSFGVNYSDEWGKKVSVTGSYFFNNSNNSNEEFTNTQTVRDDGTSQYNAEEQRSSSNNYNHRLNMRVEYKIDSSNTIIFTPGISFQNNRSSSNSFTTISPDGFGINPISSSENIRSATSSGYNLNGNLMYRHAFAKRGRTVSLSVGFGANDRDGETFNRNYITDIKNGNLADTVNQQILPFSDGHNLNANIAYTEPVGKQGQLQFNYSPSVSKSNSDRKTFDYDTDIDKYALMDTSQSSLFNNTYTAQNAGVSYRIGNRDKMLAFGVSYQHSTLASDALFPQPAQVRQSFSNILPNAMLMMKAGEYGRLRVFYRTNTNNPSIQQLQNVLNVGNSINVSMGNPELDQSFGHTLATRYNYTNTQSGHNFFANVFFSSTQDYVTNAIYFAKSDTVLTPTFTLLEGGQISKPVNLDGYWSIRSFFTYGVPLKFIKSNFNANAGVGFTQTPNMIDEVTSLTGNYNYNLGAVISSNISEYVDFTVNYSANFNTVKDPTALESTTKYFSHTAGVSFNLLSKNGWVMQQELNNQLYSGLSEGNNQNYFLWNASVGKKFLKNQRGELRLSGFDLLKQNRSISRIQNGKVTTDVRSQVLTQYFMLTFTYKLRNFGKANTNSRDGGEERRWERPGGPPGGMMRRPF; encoded by the coding sequence GTGCAACTGACAATTGCACAAAACATCACGCTGAAAGGCGCCCTGCGGGACAAAACGGACAGTTCCGCGCTCCGGAACGCCACGATCCGGCTCACTTCTCCCGAAGACGCCGGGTTCCGGAAACAGGTGTTGACGAATACAGCGGGCGCATTCCAGATACCGGACCTGAAGCCCGCTCCTTATATCATTACTATTACTTACATCGGGTACGGGGAACTGACCCGCGCCATTATGCTGCAGGTTGAAACACAAGACCTCGGCACCATTTACATGCCCAAATCGTCTCGCGACCTGCAGGAAGTAGTGATCAAGGGGCAGGTACCGGCGGCGCAGCAGAAAGGGGATACCCTGCAATATAACGCCGATGCCTACAAGACAAATCCGGATGCCAGCGGTGAGGACCTGGTGAGGAAGATGCCCGGCATCGTAGTGGAAAACGGGACAGTGAAAGCGCATGGGGAAGATGTAAAGCGGGTGTTGCTGGACGGGAAGGAGTTCTTTGGGGAAGATGCTACACTGGCGCTTCGCAACCTGCCTGCCGAAATGATCTCGAAGATCGAGGTGTTTGACCGGCAGAGCGACCAGGCACAGTTCACCGGCTTCGACGACGGCAATTCACAAAAGACCATTAACGTAGTGACCCGCGCTGAAATGCGCTCGGGACAGTTCGGGAAAATTTTTGCAGGATATGGCACCGATGGAAGGTACAACGCCGGCGGAAGTGTGAACCTGTTCAGCGGCGACCGCCGTATTTCCCTTATCGGTCTGTCCAATAACATCAACCAGCAGAATTTCTCGCAGCAGGACCTGCTGGGCGTGATGAACGCAGGTTCCAGTCGCGGTGGCAGAGGTGGCCGTGGCGGCGGCAGAGGAGGCTTTGGCGGTGGCGGAGGGAACTTCATGGTAGGCCAGCAGGACGGGATCAACAAAACCAATTCATTCGGCGTCAACTACAGCGATGAATGGGGCAAAAAGGTTTCCGTTACCGGCAGCTATTTCTTTAATAACAGCAATAACAGCAACGAGGAATTCACCAATACGCAAACCGTGCGGGATGATGGTACCAGCCAGTACAATGCCGAAGAGCAGCGATCTTCCAGCAACAACTATAACCACCGGTTGAATATGCGGGTAGAATACAAGATCGATTCGTCCAATACCATCATTTTTACCCCGGGTATCAGCTTCCAGAACAATCGTTCTTCCTCCAACAGTTTTACCACCATCTCTCCGGACGGATTTGGCATCAATCCTATTTCCAGTTCCGAGAATATCCGCAGCGCAACGAGCTCCGGGTATAACCTGAACGGCAACCTGATGTACCGCCATGCTTTCGCGAAGAGAGGCCGCACAGTGTCCCTCAGCGTTGGCTTTGGCGCGAACGACCGGGACGGGGAAACCTTTAACCGCAACTATATTACGGATATCAAGAACGGTAATTTAGCCGATACCGTTAACCAGCAGATACTGCCTTTCTCCGACGGTCATAACCTGAATGCGAACATTGCTTATACAGAGCCGGTGGGTAAACAGGGGCAGCTGCAGTTCAACTACAGTCCTTCGGTATCCAAAAGCAATTCGGACCGTAAAACGTTCGATTATGATACGGATATTGACAAGTATGCCCTGATGGACACCAGCCAGAGCAGCTTGTTCAACAATACCTACACGGCACAGAATGCCGGAGTGTCTTACCGTATCGGGAACCGGGACAAGATGCTGGCCTTCGGGGTTTCCTATCAGCATTCCACCCTGGCCAGCGACGCACTGTTCCCGCAACCCGCGCAGGTACGCCAGTCGTTCAGCAACATCCTTCCGAATGCCATGCTGATGATGAAAGCCGGTGAATACGGCCGCCTGCGGGTATTTTACCGTACCAACACCAACAACCCGTCTATCCAGCAATTGCAGAATGTGCTGAATGTGGGCAATTCCATCAATGTATCCATGGGTAATCCGGAGCTGGACCAGTCTTTCGGGCATACCCTGGCCACCCGGTACAACTATACCAATACGCAGAGCGGGCATAATTTCTTTGCCAATGTGTTCTTCAGCAGCACGCAGGATTATGTGACCAATGCGATCTACTTTGCCAAGTCGGATACCGTACTGACGCCCACTTTCACCTTGCTGGAAGGCGGTCAGATATCCAAACCGGTGAACCTGGACGGATACTGGAGCATACGTTCCTTCTTCACCTACGGGGTGCCGTTGAAGTTCATCAAATCCAACTTCAACGCCAATGCTGGTGTTGGCTTTACACAAACGCCGAATATGATCGATGAGGTGACCAGCCTCACCGGTAACTATAATTATAACCTCGGAGCGGTGATATCGAGCAATATCAGTGAGTATGTGGACTTTACGGTGAATTATTCCGCGAATTTCAATACCGTGAAAGATCCTACGGCGCTGGAATCTACCACGAAATATTTTTCCCACACTGCAGGGGTAAGCTTTAACCTGCTGAGCAAGAATGGCTGGGTGATGCAGCAGGAACTGAATAACCAGCTGTATTCCGGCCTCAGTGAAGGGAATAACCAGAATTATTTCCTCTGGAATGCCAGTGTAGGCAAGAAATTCCTGAAAAACCAGCGGGGCGAACTGAGGCTCTCCGGTTTTGACCTGCTGAAACAGAACCGCAGCATCAGCCGGATACAGAACGGCAAGGTGACCACGGACGTCAGAAGCCAGGTGCTTACCCAATATTTTATGCTTACATTTACATACAAGCTCCGGAATTTCGGGAAAGCCAATACCAATAGCCGGGATGGCGGTGAAGAACGGCGTTGGGAACGCCCCGGTGGCCCTCCGGGCGGAATGATGAGAAGACCGTTTTAA
- a CDS encoding glycoside hydrolase family 78 protein, with the protein MINVLIRSFLFALLTIPGSVCLAQKLSVSGLSVEHLHNPLSVDAPAPRLSWKITSTLKDTRQTAYDIRVGTDRKGLTSGKSLVWKASVPSDQSVLVPYAGSPLQSKTRYYWQVRVKDNHGHTSAWSDVQCWQTGLKAGDWTAQWIAVNGPDTSAICPLFRKTFSLQKKVRSALVYITAKGLYEAHINGQRIGDDYFTPGWTSYKHHLQYQVYDITDAVRTGANAVGVTLGNGWYKGRIGFNGQRNFYGDTRALLMQLEVEYTDGSRETVNTDDSWKASHGPILASDIYDGEIYDARMERTGWSTAGYREDGTWTNVRILEKGPEQLTGMSGPTVKKHEEFKALKVFKTPKGETVVDFGQNLVGWVMLDASGPAGTKITLSHAEVLDKEGNFYIANLRSAKAQTTYILKENTTQRFEPHFTFQGFRYVKVEGYPGELKTEDLTAVAIYSDMAVTGKFTTSHPLLNQLQHNIQWGQKGNFLDVPTDCPQRDERLGWTGDAQAFANTAAYNMDVAGFFTKWLKDLKADQQPNGSVPHVIPNVLGANDGASAGWADVSTIIPWDMYVAYGDKRLLEVQYESMKKWVGYMTGAAKDHLWNTGFHFGDWLFYRPDDDNDGRAAVTDKYLIAQTFYAHSTQLLINAAEVLGKKEDVAQYTALLHNIREAFIKEYMTATGRLVSSTQTAYVLALQFDMLPEALRASAAERLVTNIRSYGNHLTTGFLGTPYLCHVLTRFGHTKVAYDLLMQESYPSWLYPVKMGATTIWERWDGIKPNGTFQTPGMNSYNHYAYGAIGDWMYRHIAGINSDPAAPGYKKIRIAPRPGGGLSSASGELETPYGRVTSSWTLKDGLFSLDVQIPANTTATITLPCAEKASEVGSGSYHFECRLPQAAGK; encoded by the coding sequence ATGATCAACGTTCTTATCCGCAGTTTTCTTTTTGCATTATTGACGATTCCCGGCTCCGTGTGCCTGGCACAAAAGCTCAGCGTAAGCGGCCTCAGTGTGGAACACCTTCACAACCCGCTGTCGGTAGACGCCCCGGCGCCAAGGTTGAGCTGGAAGATCACATCCACATTAAAAGACACCCGGCAGACCGCCTATGACATCAGGGTGGGCACGGACAGGAAGGGTTTAACTTCAGGGAAATCCCTGGTGTGGAAGGCTTCCGTGCCATCAGACCAGTCCGTGCTCGTTCCTTACGCAGGTTCTCCCCTGCAATCCAAAACACGTTACTACTGGCAGGTAAGAGTGAAGGACAATCATGGGCATACTTCCGCCTGGAGCGATGTTCAATGCTGGCAGACCGGTTTGAAAGCCGGGGACTGGACGGCGCAATGGATCGCCGTGAATGGCCCGGACACATCGGCCATCTGCCCCCTGTTCAGAAAAACCTTCTCCCTTCAAAAGAAAGTGAGATCGGCACTGGTGTACATCACGGCGAAAGGTTTATACGAAGCGCATATCAACGGGCAGCGCATTGGCGATGATTATTTCACGCCGGGCTGGACCAGCTACAAGCATCATCTTCAATACCAGGTGTACGATATAACGGATGCTGTGCGGACCGGCGCCAATGCAGTGGGCGTAACACTGGGCAACGGCTGGTACAAGGGAAGGATAGGTTTTAACGGGCAACGCAACTTTTATGGCGATACCAGGGCTTTGCTGATGCAGCTGGAAGTGGAATATACTGACGGCAGCCGGGAAACGGTGAACACGGACGACAGCTGGAAAGCTTCTCATGGCCCGATACTGGCATCCGATATCTATGACGGCGAGATATATGATGCAAGGATGGAGCGGACCGGCTGGTCCACCGCAGGATATCGGGAAGATGGTACATGGACGAACGTGCGGATACTGGAAAAAGGACCGGAGCAACTGACTGGCATGAGCGGCCCTACCGTGAAAAAACACGAGGAGTTCAAGGCCCTGAAAGTATTCAAAACCCCCAAGGGCGAAACGGTCGTGGATTTCGGGCAAAACCTGGTGGGCTGGGTAATGCTTGATGCAAGTGGCCCCGCAGGCACAAAGATCACGTTAAGCCATGCGGAAGTGCTGGATAAGGAAGGGAACTTCTACATCGCTAACCTCAGATCTGCAAAGGCGCAAACGACCTACATCCTTAAAGAAAATACCACGCAGCGCTTCGAGCCTCATTTTACTTTTCAGGGGTTCCGGTACGTGAAAGTGGAAGGATATCCGGGTGAGTTGAAGACGGAAGACCTTACCGCCGTAGCCATCTATTCGGATATGGCGGTTACCGGTAAATTCACGACTTCCCATCCCCTGCTCAACCAGTTGCAACATAATATCCAATGGGGGCAGAAAGGCAACTTCCTGGATGTGCCTACCGACTGCCCGCAGCGTGATGAACGCCTGGGCTGGACCGGCGATGCGCAGGCCTTTGCCAACACAGCTGCCTACAACATGGATGTGGCCGGCTTCTTTACCAAATGGCTGAAAGACCTGAAGGCTGATCAGCAGCCCAACGGATCTGTGCCGCATGTGATCCCCAATGTGCTGGGCGCGAATGACGGCGCTTCCGCCGGATGGGCCGATGTATCCACCATCATTCCCTGGGATATGTACGTGGCGTATGGCGACAAGCGCCTGCTGGAAGTGCAGTACGAAAGCATGAAAAAATGGGTGGGTTATATGACCGGCGCGGCCAAAGATCATCTCTGGAACACCGGTTTCCATTTTGGCGACTGGCTGTTCTACCGTCCGGATGACGACAATGACGGCAGGGCTGCGGTGACCGACAAATACCTGATCGCGCAGACCTTTTACGCGCATTCCACGCAATTGCTGATCAATGCCGCGGAAGTGCTGGGCAAAAAAGAAGATGTGGCGCAGTACACCGCGTTGCTCCATAACATCAGGGAAGCCTTCATCAAAGAATATATGACCGCTACCGGGCGGCTGGTATCCAGCACACAAACCGCTTATGTGCTGGCCCTGCAATTCGATATGCTGCCGGAAGCGCTCCGGGCATCGGCGGCGGAACGGCTGGTCACCAATATCAGGTCCTACGGGAACCACCTCACCACGGGCTTTTTGGGCACCCCTTACCTCTGTCATGTACTGACGCGCTTTGGTCATACCAAAGTGGCTTACGACCTGCTGATGCAGGAAAGCTATCCCTCCTGGCTGTACCCGGTAAAAATGGGCGCCACCACCATTTGGGAGCGCTGGGATGGCATCAAGCCCAACGGAACTTTCCAGACACCCGGCATGAATTCCTACAATCACTACGCTTACGGCGCTATTGGTGACTGGATGTACCGGCACATCGCGGGTATCAATTCCGATCCTGCCGCTCCGGGTTATAAAAAGATACGGATCGCTCCCCGACCCGGCGGCGGCCTCAGCAGCGCTTCAGGTGAGCTGGAAACGCCTTACGGGCGGGTTACTTCTTCCTGGACGCTGAAAGACGGCCTGTTCAGTCTTGATGTGCAGATACCGGCCAATACAACCGCAACGATCACCCTGCCCTGTGCGGAAAAGGCATCAGAGGTCGGTTCCGGCAGTTACCATTTTGAATGCAGGCTGCCGCAGGCTGCGGGTAAATAA
- a CDS encoding efflux RND transporter periplasmic adaptor subunit: protein MDKALPAAYVAQRKRKRLLVLLACAGALVAGVFLLRSWLHPSISRSAITTATVERGNIENTLNAAGEILPEFEAVITSAVNASIQEVLADAGSSIKAGQSLLKLDKSGIEGEYEKGRFQLESRQNELRKLKLALDKSYFDLQNSNEIKQLRINALLADLENSKRLFKAGGGTREDVEQAEMNLKVARLEKKQLENEIHNKQQSMKVEMRESEISAAIQAQELKELKRKLEQASVTANRSGVVTWINKNIGTVVREGEALARIADLGSFKVTGSIADSYGNQLSAGMPVRVRMQDKDIRGRIQTIYPAVQNNAVTFDIQLDEPHHPQLRPNLKVEVFLVTATGSNVMRIANGPAFKGASGQQVFVLRGNKAVRRTVHTGMSNFDYVELKDNVQPGDVIITSDMSQFRNAREITLK from the coding sequence ATGGACAAAGCGCTTCCTGCCGCCTATGTTGCACAAAGAAAAAGAAAACGCCTGCTGGTATTGCTGGCCTGCGCCGGAGCCCTCGTTGCGGGTGTATTCCTGCTGCGCAGCTGGCTGCACCCTTCCATCAGCCGCTCCGCCATTACTACCGCCACGGTGGAAAGAGGCAATATCGAGAACACGCTGAACGCGGCAGGTGAAATTCTGCCCGAATTCGAAGCGGTGATCACCAGCGCCGTGAATGCTTCCATCCAGGAAGTACTGGCAGACGCCGGCAGCAGCATCAAAGCCGGGCAAAGCCTGCTGAAGCTGGATAAATCCGGGATCGAGGGAGAATACGAAAAAGGCAGATTCCAGCTGGAATCCAGGCAGAACGAACTGCGAAAGCTCAAACTGGCGCTCGATAAAAGTTATTTCGACCTTCAAAACAGCAACGAGATCAAACAATTGCGCATCAATGCGCTGCTGGCCGATCTTGAGAACAGCAAACGTTTGTTCAAGGCCGGCGGCGGCACACGCGAGGATGTGGAGCAGGCGGAAATGAACCTGAAAGTGGCCCGGCTCGAAAAAAAGCAGCTGGAAAACGAAATACACAACAAACAGCAGTCCATGAAAGTAGAAATGCGCGAATCCGAAATATCCGCGGCCATACAGGCGCAGGAACTGAAAGAATTGAAGCGGAAGCTGGAACAGGCCAGCGTCACTGCCAACCGCAGCGGTGTGGTGACCTGGATCAACAAGAACATTGGTACCGTAGTGCGCGAAGGCGAAGCGCTGGCGCGCATCGCGGACCTGGGCAGCTTCAAGGTTACCGGCAGCATTGCAGACAGTTACGGGAACCAGCTTTCGGCCGGTATGCCGGTGCGGGTCCGCATGCAGGACAAAGATATCAGGGGCCGCATCCAGACCATTTACCCTGCTGTACAAAACAATGCGGTTACATTTGATATACAACTCGATGAGCCGCATCATCCGCAATTGCGCCCGAACCTGAAAGTAGAAGTATTCCTGGTTACCGCCACCGGCAGCAATGTGATGCGCATCGCCAACGGACCGGCGTTCAAAGGCGCTTCGGGCCAGCAGGTGTTCGTGTTGCGGGGCAACAAAGCCGTTCGCCGCACGGTACACACGGGCATGAGCAATTTTGATTACGTGGAGCTGAAAGACAATGTACAACCCGGCGATGTCATCATCACATCAGATATGAGCCAATTCAGGAACGCCCGTGAAATCACGTTGAAATGA
- a CDS encoding S9 family peptidase translates to MRKLLLLLCLMAGTALSAQDNVTYQRPPAVLEELLLAKPTPSVSVDDKGEWMMLTERNSYEPVAELARPELRIAGLRLDPRNFGPSRASYGAGFQLKHISTKAVFSISGLPEELRIGSLQWSPDGKMVAFTNTLDSRIDLYVIDIAAKAARKVNKAALNTVLGQSFTWLGNNSLLYKTVPEGRPPLPAPPAAPKGPVVQESLGKNAASRTYQDLIKSPYDEALFEYMATAQLVINDLQSEQPLGEPGLHAYVSVSPDEQYLLWRTIDKPFSYLVPARGFPHTYTVRDLRGKVLKTLAKNPSSEGAPIGFDDVEDRPRDFSWKLDEPHAIYYAKALDGGLGRNKAEYRDAVYVMDAVENREPEELFRTKRRFSRVIWGTKDLALVYESMFADRRMRLSTYSRQTGRLDSLFERSSNDAYSDIGTPFTVRNQYNRHTLLIRKDGQLLLRSNGASPEGDMPFVQSYNVKTGKGTMLWRCTAPFYETVEELLDPEKLIFLTRRESPSDVPNYYIRDLRKRSAIGTRITDFTNPYKALDGIVKQKISYKRADGIGLAGDLYLPKGYDKDKDGPLPVIIWAYPREYKSAADAAQIRGSKYTFTRAGYGGPIFWVTQGYAILDNAEMPIVGEGNKEPNDNFIPQLYLNAHAAIQALAQMGVGDSTRVAVGGHSYGAFMTANLLAHTNLFKAGIARSGAYNRTLTPFGFQAEQRTYWQAPEVYFNMSPFSFSNKIKTPLLLIHGEMDNNSGTFPIQSERLYNAIKGHGGTVRFVQLPFESHGYAARENLLHLLWEQTQWLETYVKEVK, encoded by the coding sequence ATGAGAAAATTACTGCTTTTGTTATGCCTGATGGCCGGCACCGCTTTGTCCGCCCAGGATAACGTCACTTACCAGCGCCCGCCCGCCGTACTGGAAGAGCTGCTGCTGGCGAAGCCCACACCTTCCGTTAGTGTAGACGATAAAGGGGAATGGATGATGCTGACGGAACGTAATTCCTATGAACCGGTAGCAGAGCTGGCCCGGCCGGAGCTGCGCATAGCGGGCCTGCGGCTGGACCCGCGCAACTTTGGCCCCAGCCGTGCAAGTTATGGCGCCGGTTTTCAGCTGAAGCACATCAGCACCAAAGCCGTCTTCAGCATCAGCGGGCTGCCTGAAGAACTGCGCATCGGTTCCCTGCAATGGAGCCCTGACGGGAAGATGGTGGCGTTCACCAATACGCTGGACAGCCGGATAGACCTTTACGTGATAGACATTGCCGCCAAAGCGGCACGCAAGGTGAATAAAGCTGCGCTCAACACGGTACTTGGACAGTCCTTCACCTGGCTGGGCAACAACAGCCTGTTGTACAAGACCGTGCCGGAAGGCCGTCCACCCTTACCGGCCCCGCCTGCGGCGCCCAAAGGGCCCGTTGTGCAGGAAAGCCTCGGGAAGAATGCCGCATCGCGCACCTACCAGGATCTCATCAAATCCCCGTATGATGAAGCGCTGTTCGAATATATGGCCACCGCGCAACTGGTGATCAACGACCTGCAGTCCGAGCAACCCCTGGGGGAACCGGGGCTGCATGCTTATGTATCCGTTTCCCCGGATGAGCAATATCTTTTATGGAGGACGATAGACAAACCCTTTTCCTATCTCGTTCCGGCAAGAGGATTCCCGCATACCTATACGGTGAGGGACCTCCGGGGCAAAGTGCTGAAAACCCTCGCCAAAAACCCTTCCTCCGAAGGTGCGCCCATCGGGTTTGATGATGTGGAAGACCGGCCCCGCGACTTCTCCTGGAAGCTGGACGAACCGCATGCCATTTACTACGCAAAAGCGCTCGACGGCGGCCTGGGCCGCAACAAAGCGGAATACCGCGATGCCGTGTACGTGATGGATGCCGTGGAAAACCGGGAGCCGGAGGAACTGTTCCGCACCAAACGCCGCTTCTCCCGGGTGATCTGGGGCACAAAAGACCTCGCCCTCGTGTACGAATCCATGTTCGCGGACCGCAGGATGCGCCTCTCCACTTATTCCCGGCAAACGGGCCGGCTGGATTCCCTTTTTGAGCGCAGCAGCAACGATGCCTACAGCGATATCGGCACACCCTTTACCGTCCGCAACCAGTATAACCGCCACACGCTCCTCATCCGGAAAGACGGGCAGCTGCTGCTCCGCTCCAACGGCGCTTCCCCGGAGGGTGATATGCCTTTCGTGCAAAGCTATAACGTGAAAACCGGCAAAGGCACCATGCTCTGGCGCTGCACCGCGCCCTTCTACGAAACTGTGGAAGAGTTGCTGGACCCGGAAAAGCTCATCTTCCTGACCCGCCGCGAAAGCCCCTCCGATGTGCCCAACTACTATATCCGTGATCTCCGCAAACGCTCGGCCATCGGTACACGTATCACGGATTTTACCAATCCCTACAAAGCGCTGGACGGCATCGTGAAACAAAAGATCAGCTACAAGCGGGCAGACGGCATCGGCCTGGCCGGGGACCTCTACCTGCCCAAGGGGTACGACAAGGACAAAGACGGCCCGCTGCCGGTGATCATCTGGGCATATCCCCGCGAATACAAGTCCGCCGCGGATGCCGCGCAGATCAGGGGATCGAAATATACGTTTACCCGTGCGGGTTATGGCGGCCCCATCTTCTGGGTAACACAGGGTTATGCCATTCTCGACAATGCGGAGATGCCCATCGTGGGAGAAGGCAACAAAGAGCCGAACGATAATTTCATTCCACAGCTATACCTCAACGCACACGCCGCTATACAGGCCCTGGCCCAAATGGGAGTGGGGGACAGCACCCGCGTAGCCGTTGGCGGGCATAGCTACGGCGCTTTCATGACGGCTAACCTGCTCGCACATACGAACCTGTTCAAAGCCGGTATTGCCCGCAGCGGCGCCTATAACCGCACGCTGACGCCCTTCGGCTTCCAGGCGGAGCAACGCACATACTGGCAGGCGCCGGAGGTATATTTCAATATGAGCCCCTTCAGCTTCTCCAACAAGATCAAAACCCCGCTGCTGCTGATCCACGGGGAAATGGACAATAACTCCGGCACTTTCCCCATCCAGAGCGAAAGGCTGTACAATGCGATTAAAGGGCATGGCGGTACCGTACGTTTTGTGCAGCTGCCGTTTGAAAGCCACGGTTATGCCGCGCGGGAAAACCTGCTGCATCTGTTGTGGGAACAGACGCAATGGCTGGAAACTTATGTGAAGGAAGTGAAATGA